TTCCGTTGTGTACTGCGATAGTCTGTCCTACAAAATCAGGAGTGATCATGGAGGCCCTGGACCATGTTTTGATGACGGTCTTTTTATTTGAGTCTACATTCTGTCTGACTTTCTTTTCCAGACTTATGTGAACGTAGGGTCCTTTTTTTAGTGAACGTGCCATTTCTTTCTACTTTTTATTTCTTTCTACGTTCTATTATATATCTGTTCGTGTCCTTGGTCTTAGAACGAGTTCTGTATCCTTTTGCAGGAATACCGTTTCTCGATCTTGGATGACCTCCGGAAGCTCTTCCTTCCCCACCACCCATTGGGTGATCTACAGGGTTCATCGCTACCGGCCTTGTCCTTGGTCTTCTTCCTAACCAACGGCTACGTCCTGCCTTTCCTGAAACGATCAACTGATGATCTGAATTGGAAACAGCACCAACGGTTGCCAAACAATTCCCCAGAATCATTCTGGTCTCCCCGGATGGCAGTTTTATCGTTACATATTTTCCTTCCTTAGCCATAAGTTGAGCAAAGGTTCCGGCACTTCTTGCCATAACCGCTCCCTGACCAGGACGTAATTCAATACAGGAAATAATGGTTCCCAACGGAATTTCATTTAAAGGCAATGCATTTCCGATCTCTGGCGCAGACCCGGCTCCTGATGTGACCTTTTGCCCTACCTGTAGCCCGTTCTGTGCGATGATATAACTCTTTTCCCCGTCTTTATACTCAATAAGAGCGATAAAGGCAGTTCTGTTGGGATCGTATTGAATGGATTTCACCTCGGCATTTACTCCGTGTTTCGTCCTTTTGAAATCGACCAGACGATACCTTCTTTTGTGACCTCCACCTTTGTGGCGCATGGTCATTTTTCCATGACTGTTTCTACCTCCCGACTTTTTTAACGGAGCAAGCAAGCTTTTCTCCGGCTTATCAGCAGTAAGCGCGTCAAATCCGTTTACTACTTTAAATCGCTGTCCGGGAGTGATCGGTTTTAATTTTCTAACTGACATTTGGTGTCTTTATAGATTACTGTAAAAATCAATGACATCACCTTCCGCAACATCGACAATCGCCTTTTTATAGGCACTTGTCTTACCCTGTTGTACCCCTGTTTTGGTGTACTTCGTCTTGCGTGTTGGACCGTAATTCATGGTTCTCACCTTCCTTACGGATACCCCGTATGTTTCCTCAACCGCATCTTTGATCTGCAACTTGTTGGCACCGGGATTTACGATGAAACCGTAGCGATTGTGTAACTCGCTATCAGCTGTCATCTTTTCCGTTATGATTGGTTTTATTAACACACTCATGATTTCCTATTTATTTAAGTTGGCCTCTATACCTTCTAGCGACCCTTCCAAAAGCACAATATTATTTGCATTTAATATTTTGTAAGTGCTTAATTCTGAGTTAGTTACAACCTCAGAACCTTCCAAATTGCGCGACGACAAATATACGTTATTATTTGATTCGCCCAAGACAAAGAGCGACTTTTTATTTTCCAGTCCCAGACCTTTTAGAACCTTTAAAAATTCCTTGGTCTTCGGGGTCTCGAAATTAAAGTCCTCAACTACCATGATCGCCTTTTCATCATTTTTGATACTAAGGGCCGATTTACGGGCCAGACGTTTCAGGTTTTTGTTGAGCTTAAGGGTGTAATCCTTAGGTCGGGGCCCAAAGATTCTTCCACCTCCGCGAAAGATGGGCGATTTGATACTTCCTGCCCTTGCGGTTCCGGTTCCTTTTTGCTTTTTGATCTTACGGGTACTTCCAACAATTTCAGCTCTTTCCTTAGCCTTGTGGGTACCTTGTCTCTGATGAGCCCTGTACTGTTTTACATCCAGGTAAATGGCATGTGTATTAGGCTCTATCTTGAAAACAGCATCAGAAAGGTCTGCCTTTCTCCCTGTTTCTTTTCCGTTGATATCTAAGACTGCTACCTTCATTATTTCTCAATCGTTAAATATGCGTTTTTATGACCGGGTACACACCCTTTCAAAACGATCAGGTTTTTTTCCGGAACTACTTTCAGGACGCGAAGGTTTTGAACAGTAACCCGTTCTCCTCCCATTCTGCCTGCCATCTTCATTCCTTTGAACACTCTCGCAGGATACGAAGCCGCACCGATAGACCCTGGAGCCCTTAATCGGTTGTGCTGCCCGTGAGTGGCTTGTCCTACACCGGCAAAGCCGTGTCTTTTAACCACCCCCTGAAATCCTTTTCCTTTTGAAGTTGCAGTAACATCCACAAACTCCCCTTCCACAAAGAGATCCACCCCAAGGGTGTCTCCTAATTTGTGCTCTCCTTCAAAATCACGGAACTCGACGACTTTTTTCTTGGGAGAAGCACCTGCCTTTTTAAAATGTCCCTGTTCGGACTTTTTAGCACGTTTTTCTGCCTTGTCATCGAAACCGAGCTGAAGGGCATTATACCCGTCTACCTCTTCGGTTCTGACTTGGGTAATGACACAAGGACCTGCTTCAATGACGGTACACGGAACGTTCTTTCCGTTGTCGTCAAAGATGCTGGTCATGCCTACTTTTTTTCCTATTAACCCAGACATACTATTTATTATTAATTGTTTTTAAAAATTCTCATTTATCTGACAAAAAAACAGGGCCAAAAATAATTCGACCCCGAATGTATTTTTGTTTCCGTTTTTCCTTTGCGAATCGCTCCGGACATGTCGCAGAAGGCATACCGCCCTCCAATTATTCTATCACACCTTGATCTCAACTTCCACTCCACTTGGCAGCTCTAATTTCATGAGCGCATCAATAGTTTTGGAAGAAGAACTGTAAATATCAAGTAACCTCTTGTAAGAGCTCAATTGAAATTGCTCTCTCGACTTTTTATTTACGTGAGGTGAACGCAAAACCGTAAAGATCTTTTTATGCGTGGGTAATGGAATTGGTCCTGTTACCACAGCTCCGGTTGTCTTTACCGTTTTGACTATCTTCTCGGCAGACTTATCTACCAGGTTGTAATCGTATGATTTTAACTTTATTCTGATTTTCTGACTCATCTCTAAGAATTAAGCGGTTACCCCTTTGGTTGCTTTTATTACCTCTTCTGCAATATTTGATGGTGTTTCTGCGTAATGCGCAAACTCCATAGTACTCGTTGCCCTACCAGAAGATAGTGTCCTCAAAGCAGTGACATAACCGAACATTTCTGAAAGTGGCACTTCTGCCTTGATCACCTTAGCTCCTGCTCTGTCGTCCATCGCATTTACCTGGCCTCTTCTTCTGTTAAGGTCACCTACGATATCTCCCATGTTTTCTTCAGGAGTAAGTACCTCAACTTTCATTATAGGTTCCATAAGTACAGCGCGTGCAGCTTTTGCAGCTTGCTTATATCCAAGTTTGGCAGCCAATTCAAAAGACAGGGAGTCTGAATCCACAGGGTGGAAAGAACCGTCTTTTAGAATTATCTTCATGCTGTCCATTTCAAATCCGGCCAAAGGACCGTTTTTCATCGCTTCTTTAAAGCCTTTCTCAACAGAAGGAATATATTCTTTTGGAATGTTCCCTCCCTTGATCATATTCACAAACTCCAGTCCGGGTTTTTCTTCAGTAGAAGGTTCCATGGTAAATACGATATCCGCGAACTTACCTCTACCCCCTGTTTGTTTCTTATATGTTTCCCTGTGATCTGCTGAACGGGTGATAGCTTCCTTGTACTCAACCTGAGGCTGACCCTGGTTAACATCTACCTTAAATTCCCTGCGCAGACGGTCTGTAATAATATCGAGGTGCAGTTCTCCCATCCCCGAAATAATAGTCTGACCTGAGGCCTCATCTGTTTTAACCTGAAAGGTTGGATCTTCCTCAGCCAGTTTGGCAAGGGCCATACCCAACTTATCTACATCAGCCTTGGTTTTAGGCTCAACCGCGATCCCGATAACCGGATCTGGGAAGTTCATACTTTCAAGAACAATAGGGTGCTTCTCATCAGAAAGCGTATCCCCTGTCTTGATGTCTTTGAAACCAACAGCAGCTCCAATATCTCCAGCCGCAATTGAATCAACGGCGTTTTGCTTGTTGGAATGCATCTGGTAAATACGAGAGATCCTCTCCTTGTTACCAGATCTGTTATTCAACACGTAAGATCCCGCATCCAGTTTTCCTGAATACGCTCTAAAGAAAGCCAATCGACCTACAAAAGGATCAGTGGCAATTTTAAAAGCAAGGGCAGCAAAAGGCTCTTTAATATCCGGTTTCCTTGAGACTTTAGCCTCGGTTTCAGGATTTATTCCGACGATAGCATCCTTGTCTAAGGGCGAAGGAAGGTATCGGCATACGGCATCAAGTAAAAACTGAACCCCTTTATTCTTAAAGGAAGAACCACAGATCATTGGAATGATACTCATGTCCATTACCGCAGCTCTCAAAGCAGCGTGTACCTCGTCTTCCGTGATAGAGTCTTCATCTTCGAAGAATTTCTCCATCAGACTTTCATCGTATTCAGCAACGGCCTCAATCAACGCAGCTCTGTATTCCTTTACCTCAGCTTGCATTTCAGCCGGAATGTCAATCACATCGAAGGTTGCACCTAAGTCCTCCTCATTCCATACAATGGCCCGGTTTTTTACCAGATCCACAATTCCTTTAAAATCAGCTTCATCACCAATGGGAAGTACAATAGGTACAGCGTTGGATTTCAACATGTCCTTAACCTGTTTGCACACGTTGAGGAAGTTGGCACCCTGACGGTCCATTTTGTTGACAAATCCCATTCTTGGCACCTTGTAATTGTCTGCCAGACGCCAGTTAGTCTCAGACTGAGGTTCAACCCCGTCTACGGCGCTAAAAAGGAAAACGAGACCATCGAGAACCCGTAAAGACCGGTTCACCTCAACAGTAAAGTCAACGTGGCCGGGAGTATCGATAATATTAAAATGGTAAGGCTTTGACTCCGGAGTCATTTGCCCATTCTTCATGGGAAAATTCCAGGTACAGGTGGTTGCTGCGGAAGTAATAGTAATTCCGCGCTCCTGCTCCTGCTCCATCCAATCCATGGTAGCCGCTCCATCGTGAACTTCTCCAATTTTATGGCTTACACCAGTGTAAAAAAGGATTCGTTCGGTAGTGGTGGTTTTACCGGCATCAATATGAGCGGCAATACCTATATTTCTTGTATAATTTAAATCTCTAGCCATCTTGCGTATTAGAATCTAAAGTGAGAGAATGCTTTATTGGCCTCAGCCATCTTATGAGTATCAACTCGCTTTTTCACCGCCGCGCCCTCTTCTTTAGCCGCTGCAAGAATTTCTGCAGCCAGCTTCTGAGCCATCGACTTTTCGTTTCTTTTTCTTGAAAAACTGATCAACCATTTCATGGCGGTAGAAATCTTGCGGTCCGGTCTGATCTGCATCGGGATCTGGAATGTTGCTCCCCCAACCCTTCGGCTTCTTACTTCAACGTGAGGCATTACATTGGAAAGTGCATCTTTCCATAATTCCAAACCTGACTTCTCTTCGTCAGTCTTCTTTTCTTCTACGATATCAATTGCATCGTAAAACACCTTAAAGGCTACCGACTTTTTTCCGTCCCACATCATCATGTTTACAAAACGGGTTACCAGCTGATCATTGAATCTCGGATCTGGTAAAAGTGGTCTTTTCTTTGCCTGTCTTTTTCTCATTGCTTCTTTTTAAAAGTGTTGCTTACTTTTTGGGTCTTTTGGCGCCGTACTTAGATCGTCTCTGAGTTCTGCCGGCTACACCTGCAGTGTCCAAAGCTCCTCTCACGATGTGATATCTAACTCCTGGCAAATCCTTCACCCTTCCGCCTCTAACCAATACTATCGAGTGCTCTTGAAGATTGTGTCCTTCTCCGGGGATGTATGCGTTTACTTCTTTTCCGTTGGTTAACCTAACCCTGGCTACTTTTCTCATAGCCGAGTTTGGTTTCTTCGGTGTAGTTGTATAAACACGCGTACAAACCCCCCTTCGCTGGGGACACGAATCCAAAGCAGCCGATTTACTCTTCTTGGTAATTGTGGCCCTTCCTTTTCGTACTAATTGTGAAATTGTTGGCATAAATTTTACTCTAAAATAATGATAGCCCCTTTTAAGGGTCGGCAAATGTAGTAATTATTAAACATAATTCAAACGGTTGACAACGAATTTTATAGCTTTTTAAAATTCCTTTTATAGAGCTGTGTAAAATCCCCATCTCAACAGCGAATTTTCTTTCCTATATATATAAGGTATAAGGTTAAATGCATTTTGTGATTCTCAATTATTACACCCGGTAGTCTTTTTTACAATTTGTGCGCTTTGACTGGTATCACAACCACATTTCTTTTAATCCGCTGAATGGCTTTGCTAATGGTTTCCTCCAACGGGTTGTGAGTAATGCGAAAATGACAAATCGGTCTGCCTCAAATAAATAGGATCGTTATCTATTACGGATTTATAAAGAATATGTTAAAATTTTTTAAATATGGTGGGCTGGGATTCCTCTTTAAGGGAATTATCTCTTAAAGTTTTATTAAAATAAGTTTGGATTATTAACATAGAATTGTGATTTTCGCACTTAGCTAATTCAAATAATTTAAAAATGAGAACAAATTTAAATGGAATCTTGACGCTACTATTGGCGTTTGTTGTGCATTTGACCTTTGCGCAGGAGAAGACGGTCTCCGGTACCGTAACGGACCAGGACGGACTTCCGCTTCCAGGAGTAAACATCGTAATTGAAGGTAGTACTTCCGGTACTCAAACCGATTTCGATGGAAATTACTCCATCAGAGGAAGTGCAGGTCAGACTCTTCTTTTTAGCTACATCGGACAAAGAGATGTACGGATTACAATTGGAGCCAGTAACACTATCAACGTGCAAATGCAGGAGGATGCTCAGGCGCTTGAAGAAGTTGTGGTAACGGCACAAGGTATTAAGAAAGAGAAGCAGGCCCTGGGGTATGCAGTTTCTGAAGTTAGTGATGAACTGCTTGAGCAACGTGCCGAGGGTGATGTTGGTCGTATCTTAACAGGTAAGGCTTCGGGGGTTAACATCCAGGCCCAGAGTGGTCTTTCCGGTTCTGGTACCAGTATTATCATCAGGGGTCTTAGTACTTTTAGTGGTAGTAACCAGCCCTTGTTTATTGTTGACGGCGTACCCTTTGACAGTGGTACTAACGGACAATCCCAGGGCGGAGGTGGTAACAGCTTCGTTGATGGAAACAACGGTTCCAGTAGATTCCTTGATTTGGATCCCAATAATATCGAAAGTGTAAACGTATTAAAAGGTTTGGCAGCAGCCACCCTTTATGGTACTGCTGGTCGTAACGGGGTTATCCTTATTACTACCAAGAACGGTGCTGCAGGATCGGGTCAGGCAAAGAAAAACGAAGTAACGGTTAGCAGCTCGATGTTTATCAACGAGATCGCTTCTCTTCCCGATTACCAGGATGAATTCGGTAACGGATTCGACCAGGCCTTCGGTTGGTTCTTCAGTAACTGGGGACCGAGCTTTGACAGAGATGGCGTAGCAGGTTGGGGAACTCAGGCAGCTATAGACGATGCAGGAACACTTGCTCATCCCTACTCTACTTCAACTTCAGCCATCCAGGCTGCTTTCCCCGAGTTTCAGGGAGCAAGGTACCCATGGAGGCCTTATGATAGTGTTGAGAAATTCTTTAAGCAAGGTGTAGTTCAAACCAACTCGGTTAACATCAACGGTTCATCTGATGATGGAAGCATGAGTTATAACATGAACTTCGGTCACCTTGACGATCAAGGTTTTACACCGGGTAACAACCTTAGAAGATATACAGTTGGTCTAGGGGGTAGAGCAGTGCTCTCCAACAAGATCACCGCATCAGGTACGCTGAACTTCGCTAATACAAACTTCCAGTCGCCTCCGGTTGCTGCAAGTACAGGTAACAGTGTGTTTGGAACTGGATCTTCAGTATTTGCCAACGTATTCTATACACCAAGGAGTGTCGACATTCAGGGATTGCCTTTTGAAAGTCCTGTAGACGGATCCAGTGTTTACTATCGTCAAAACAATAGTATCCAGCATCCACTTTGGACCGTAAAAAACTCCAAGACAGAACAGGATACCAAAAGGGTTTTTGGAAACATGGCCTTAGTATATGACATAAATGATAACCTTAACATCACTTACCGTTTCGGTTTGGATGTCTATAGTGAAAATAACATCACCTCTCAGAACAAAGGTGGTATTGGAGGTAGTGTAGCTACCCAAAGTGGTATCCTCCAGACCTGGAACAATACCAATACCTTATTCGATCACAACCTGATCCTTACCGGACAGTACGA
This DNA window, taken from Muriicola soli, encodes the following:
- the rpsS gene encoding 30S ribosomal protein S19; its protein translation is MARSLKKGPYVHISLEKKVRQNVDSNKKTVIKTWSRASMITPDFVGQTIAVHNGKQFVPVYVTENMVGHKLGEFSPTRSFRGHAGARNKGKK
- the rplB gene encoding 50S ribosomal protein L2, with the protein product MSVRKLKPITPGQRFKVVNGFDALTADKPEKSLLAPLKKSGGRNSHGKMTMRHKGGGHKRRYRLVDFKRTKHGVNAEVKSIQYDPNRTAFIALIEYKDGEKSYIIAQNGLQVGQKVTSGAGSAPEIGNALPLNEIPLGTIISCIELRPGQGAVMARSAGTFAQLMAKEGKYVTIKLPSGETRMILGNCLATVGAVSNSDHQLIVSGKAGRSRWLGRRPRTRPVAMNPVDHPMGGGEGRASGGHPRSRNGIPAKGYRTRSKTKDTNRYIIERRKK
- the rplW gene encoding 50S ribosomal protein L23, which codes for MSVLIKPIITEKMTADSELHNRYGFIVNPGANKLQIKDAVEETYGVSVRKVRTMNYGPTRKTKYTKTGVQQGKTSAYKKAIVDVAEGDVIDFYSNL
- the rplD gene encoding 50S ribosomal protein L4; translation: MKVAVLDINGKETGRKADLSDAVFKIEPNTHAIYLDVKQYRAHQRQGTHKAKERAEIVGSTRKIKKQKGTGTARAGSIKSPIFRGGGRIFGPRPKDYTLKLNKNLKRLARKSALSIKNDEKAIMVVEDFNFETPKTKEFLKVLKGLGLENKKSLFVLGESNNNVYLSSRNLEGSEVVTNSELSTYKILNANNIVLLEGSLEGIEANLNK
- the rplC gene encoding 50S ribosomal protein L3, which gives rise to MSGLIGKKVGMTSIFDDNGKNVPCTVIEAGPCVITQVRTEEVDGYNALQLGFDDKAEKRAKKSEQGHFKKAGASPKKKVVEFRDFEGEHKLGDTLGVDLFVEGEFVDVTATSKGKGFQGVVKRHGFAGVGQATHGQHNRLRAPGSIGAASYPARVFKGMKMAGRMGGERVTVQNLRVLKVVPEKNLIVLKGCVPGHKNAYLTIEK
- the rpsJ gene encoding 30S ribosomal protein S10, with product MSQKIRIKLKSYDYNLVDKSAEKIVKTVKTTGAVVTGPIPLPTHKKIFTVLRSPHVNKKSREQFQLSSYKRLLDIYSSSSKTIDALMKLELPSGVEVEIKV
- the fusA gene encoding elongation factor G, with the protein product MARDLNYTRNIGIAAHIDAGKTTTTERILFYTGVSHKIGEVHDGAATMDWMEQEQERGITITSAATTCTWNFPMKNGQMTPESKPYHFNIIDTPGHVDFTVEVNRSLRVLDGLVFLFSAVDGVEPQSETNWRLADNYKVPRMGFVNKMDRQGANFLNVCKQVKDMLKSNAVPIVLPIGDEADFKGIVDLVKNRAIVWNEEDLGATFDVIDIPAEMQAEVKEYRAALIEAVAEYDESLMEKFFEDEDSITEDEVHAALRAAVMDMSIIPMICGSSFKNKGVQFLLDAVCRYLPSPLDKDAIVGINPETEAKVSRKPDIKEPFAALAFKIATDPFVGRLAFFRAYSGKLDAGSYVLNNRSGNKERISRIYQMHSNKQNAVDSIAAGDIGAAVGFKDIKTGDTLSDEKHPIVLESMNFPDPVIGIAVEPKTKADVDKLGMALAKLAEEDPTFQVKTDEASGQTIISGMGELHLDIITDRLRREFKVDVNQGQPQVEYKEAITRSADHRETYKKQTGGRGKFADIVFTMEPSTEEKPGLEFVNMIKGGNIPKEYIPSVEKGFKEAMKNGPLAGFEMDSMKIILKDGSFHPVDSDSLSFELAAKLGYKQAAKAARAVLMEPIMKVEVLTPEENMGDIVGDLNRRRGQVNAMDDRAGAKVIKAEVPLSEMFGYVTALRTLSSGRATSTMEFAHYAETPSNIAEEVIKATKGVTA
- the rpsG gene encoding 30S ribosomal protein S7, whose amino-acid sequence is MRKRQAKKRPLLPDPRFNDQLVTRFVNMMMWDGKKSVAFKVFYDAIDIVEEKKTDEEKSGLELWKDALSNVMPHVEVRSRRVGGATFQIPMQIRPDRKISTAMKWLISFSRKRNEKSMAQKLAAEILAAAKEEGAAVKKRVDTHKMAEANKAFSHFRF
- the rpsL gene encoding 30S ribosomal protein S12; translation: MPTISQLVRKGRATITKKSKSAALDSCPQRRGVCTRVYTTTPKKPNSAMRKVARVRLTNGKEVNAYIPGEGHNLQEHSIVLVRGGRVKDLPGVRYHIVRGALDTAGVAGRTQRRSKYGAKRPKK
- a CDS encoding SusC/RagA family TonB-linked outer membrane protein; the protein is MRTNLNGILTLLLAFVVHLTFAQEKTVSGTVTDQDGLPLPGVNIVIEGSTSGTQTDFDGNYSIRGSAGQTLLFSYIGQRDVRITIGASNTINVQMQEDAQALEEVVVTAQGIKKEKQALGYAVSEVSDELLEQRAEGDVGRILTGKASGVNIQAQSGLSGSGTSIIIRGLSTFSGSNQPLFIVDGVPFDSGTNGQSQGGGGNSFVDGNNGSSRFLDLDPNNIESVNVLKGLAAATLYGTAGRNGVILITTKNGAAGSGQAKKNEVTVSSSMFINEIASLPDYQDEFGNGFDQAFGWFFSNWGPSFDRDGVAGWGTQAAIDDAGTLAHPYSTSTSAIQAAFPEFQGARYPWRPYDSVEKFFKQGVVQTNSVNINGSSDDGSMSYNMNFGHLDDQGFTPGNNLRRYTVGLGGRAVLSNKITASGTLNFANTNFQSPPVAASTGNSVFGTGSSVFANVFYTPRSVDIQGLPFESPVDGSSVYYRQNNSIQHPLWTVKNSKTEQDTKRVFGNMALVYDINDNLNITYRFGLDVYSENNITSQNKGGIGGSVATQSGILQTWNNTNTLFDHNLILTGQYEISEKVGFSFNLGATTRSEKFDQNGVASSGQQVFGVLRHFNFSLFEPIQFLQERNIAGVYGQFDFDYDRMIYLTLAGRNDWVSNLSQDNRAIFYPSASLSLIPTKFIPGLQSENGINYMKLRAGYGTSANFPTGYPVASTLILDTQNFQDGDGNNTVTNVSANLLGNPNLKPELLEELEFGVETRLFGSRLTLDASYYTRTTEDLIIDRPLDPSTGFTTTQTNVGEIKSWGAEVDATLALVRGQESGDLDWSLNANWFFNESEVTDLGLDAEDIIFAGFTNLGNAARVGEPLGIMLGTRIQRDADDNFVVDANGDYIEENGLFEIGDPNPDWVLNIGNSFSYKNFNFNFLFNYTHGGDIYSRTASVLIGRGLTTDVVDRLNTFILPGVKGDGTPNDVQINNSTFYFNNVLFGPDELGVFDASTFRLQEVSLGYSVPSKFLDKTPFGSLSFTVSGFNMWYEAINIPKGTNFDPNVAGVGIGNGRGFDYLNGPSSRRYGFSVKASF